agtggctccatcttggctcacggcaacctggaccctctgggctcaagcgatcctcccacgtcagcctctcaagtagctgggaccacaggctcgtgccaccatgcctggctaatttttcatattttttttgtagagacggggtttcaccatgttgcccaggctggtctccaactcctggactcaagtgatctgcctgcctcggcctcccaaagcgctgggattacaggcgcgagacacggtgcctaattttttgtatttttagtagagatggggtttcactacgttggccaggctggtctcggactcctgacctcaggtgatccgcctgcctcagcctcccaaagtgttgggattacaggtgtgagccaccgcgcccgacccttTGCTTGCATTTTCACTGGCTTGCAGGATGAGCTTGTGAGTGGGCAGCCTTATTCTTTGGCAGAACAGCCATTCCCTGTTGTGCGTGAGAGAGAGGGCAGATACACGTAGATAGGGAAGTCAAGGCAGAATGTGTTTCCTTTTGATCTGCAGCTCAGTGACGTTGGCCGGCTTCACTGAGTTGTGTTCTTGTCTCTGTACCTGCCTGGGGACCTGGGAAGGGCCCCTCTGCTGGTACTTCCATTGTGGGGGGAACATGCATCCCATACAGGAAGAAGCCGTCTTCACCAACGCTAATAACTAGtcccacggaaatacaaactCACCACCAGGGCCTCTCCAGGCCTGGGAGATCCAGCCCAGGACTTGGGAATTTCCAGCGCTCTTTTCTGCAGGGAGCACCTAGGATGGAGAGGCCCTGCCTTCCTTAGGCATTCCCACTCAGCCCCTCAGGAATGTGCCACTTGTATCTCCCACTTGGCTCTGACCAGGTCCATGGAATTCTAAAGCTGAAAGGGACGCTGGGAGTTGGGCTGGACTGGGGGTGGAGGAAAGTGGGCAGTATtgtctttttaaaggaaatgcaAGCCCCTGGTCCCTTGCCACTACTTAAACTGGTTTCTCCTGATCCGTGGCTGGTATTGAGGCAGCCAGTGGTTTCTGACTTTATGGATGACCGGAAACTGGCTGGGCTTCAGAGCCTGGGAGAGGACTGATGTTTACAATGCAGTGTCAATCACAGCCGGGGAGCTCTTGCCTCCAATTCTGGGTGAGCTCTGGGTTTACTGGGTGTCCAGGCAGCCCACAGTCATGAATTGGAAGGGCCTCGGAGCTTGGAGGAGTGTTTTCATTTACAGAACGTCAGGCTGGAGCCAGTACCGCAGGCTACCACTTGATCTCAGCCCATCATCCCGACAGGAGGTGAGACCCAGTGAGCAGCAGGGGCCTGGAGAGGTCCGGGCCTCAGAAGTGAGTCACTCACCCAGAACTGCAGCGGAGGTTATCTTTGACTTCTCTGCTGCCCTTAGGCAGGACGCTTAACTCAGTCCAGACAGATGAGTATCTTCTGGATTTTATAATCTCCAAAGAAGACAGCCTCAGTCATCAACAGAAACCGACTGTAGCAGCCAGCAACTCTCGACCTCAGAATGTCAGAGCCGAAACTAAGACAGGACCACCTCGTTGAAGCTCGCGTGCTGCAGACGAGGACACGCGCGCAGACCCGGCATGGCTGCCTCTGACGTCTCACTCAGGCTTGTCATACTTCTGGGCCTCATGTTCTTGGCTCTTCTGGCTCTTCCTTTGAAGAATGAGAAATGGCCCGCTTTTCTCCAAAATGGGGCCCAGTGTGTGGTGGACTGAGGACTGTTATTTAGTTGGCCTGCTCGTAATGACAGCTCCTCACCTACCTGCCGGATCCTAGGAGGCGCCCTGGGCTGGAATTTCCTGTTTTCGAGGGCTCCCAGGGGCTGCCCCAGCAGGCCGGCTCCCCCGCGCCGCGCCGCCGTTCCCGGGCGTTCCAGGCCAGACTTGCCGCCTCTCTCTCCGGGCTGGGCTGACTCCCGGCCTCTCCAGGTCTGGGCTTGCCGGCCGCGAGGTGGAGGAGTTGAGGGACTCGGTCGGCCCACACCAGGTGCCCAGAGGCCGGAGGTCCGTGCGCCCCGGCCGCGGCCCCGGCCCGGGCCCAGCCCCGTGCCCCTCGCCATGGGCCTGGCCCGCGCCCGCCGGCCCTGAGCATGGAGCGGGGCTGGCCGCAGGGGGACAGCTGTCCCGGGGAGCGGCCCGCCGCTTGCCGCCGCGCCCACAGCGTCTGCGACTCGCTGGACCTGCACGGCGCCTCGGCCGGCCGCGCTGCCGCCGCCCTGCAGGCCGCCCTCTGCGCCGCCAGTGAGCAGCCGGCGCGGCCGCGGAGCGTGTGCTCGGGCGGCCCGGAGCCGCCGCCCACCGGCGCCCGCGGCCTTTTGCTCGGCCTCCTGCGCCCGCGCCTCGGCCGCCGGGGCCTGGCGCCCTCGGGACCGCCCGTCTCGCCTGCGCCCAGCCCCGCGTCCAGCCCCGCGCCGACCCGGCGCAGCCGCACCCGCGGGGAGCCGACTCCGCGGCCCCGGCCGGCCAGCATGACTTTCCTGGAGGTGAACCGCCTGGAGCTGGCGGCCGCCGAGGCGCCGGGCGCGGGTCTGGGGCGCGCGGGCAGCGCGGGCTTCCTGCGCGGCGCGGCGTTGTGGAGCAGCCAGCGCTGGCCAGTGCTGCGCGGCGGGCGCGGGCCGGAGGGGCCCCGGCGCGGCCTGGCGGCGCTCAGGAAGAGCTTCAGCTTCCGCCTGCGCCGCGGCCAGGAGGTGCGGCGCTCCGAGTCAGGGCTGCTGGCCCGGCCGCCGCGCGCGCGCACCCGTAGCGACGGCGACGCCGGCTCCCTAGGCGCCTTCCCCAGCCGCCGCGACCTGCTGGGCTCCGACGCCCCGCGCGCAGCGCCGGAGCCCGGCCGCCCCCGCACCGCCGCCGGCCTCTGGAGGCTGCTCACGAGCCGCTTCCGCCGGAGGGAGCCCGCGCCCGCCGCGCCGCTGTGGGGCCGTCGGGCGGCTGCGGCCCCGGAGCTCCTGCGCGCGCCCAGCGGTAAGGGGGCGGGCCTGGGGGGCGTCTGGCAGAAAACAGCTCGCGGGAGAAAAGCCGGACGCGCCCAGGGCAGGCGAGCTGCCGCGCGCGTCCGGGGCTGGCGGGGTCTGGGGTCTGGACCGAGTGTCGTCCGCGCCTGGCGTCTGGGGTCTTCGGCAGTGGCC
The sequence above is a segment of the Homo sapiens chromosome 7, GRCh38.p14 Primary Assembly genome. Coding sequences within it:
- the AGAP3 gene encoding arf-GAP with GTPase, ANK repeat and PH domain-containing protein 3 isoform X12, with the protein product MERGWPQGDSCPGERPAACRRAHSVCDSLDLHGASAGRAAAALQAALCAASEQPARPRSVCSGGPEPPPTGARGLLLGLLRPRLGRRGLAPSGPPVSPAPSPASSPAPTRRSRTRGEPTPRPRPASMTFLEVNRLELAAAEAPGAGLGRAGSAGFLRGAALWSSQRWPVLRGGRGPEGPRRGLAALRKSFSFRLRRGQEVRRSESGLLARPPRARTRSDGDAGSLGAFPSRRDLLGSDAPRAAPEPGRPRTAAGLWRLLTSRFRRREPAPAAPLWGRRAAAAPELLRAPSDSFVNSQEWTLSRSVPELKVGIVGNLSSGKSALVHRYLTGTYVQEESPEGGRFKKEIVVDGQSYLLLIRDEGGPPELQFAAWVDAVVFVFSLEDEISFQTVYNYFLRLCSFRNASEVPMVLVGTQDAISAANPRVIDDSRARKLSTDLKRCTYYETCATYGLNVERVFQDVGIIDSAVPCSGPEGSGLAKEAATGHRALQVTAQLAQPLGRVRRLHPGRAHQPGHEWRRQRLQRLLVLSPLHPQHQPAGAAHRDHRCLLHPHTHPKAVQAALQHLHVSEGC
- the AGAP3 gene encoding arf-GAP with GTPase, ANK repeat and PH domain-containing protein 3 isoform e (isoform e is encoded by transcript variant 5); the protein is MERGWPQGDSCPGERPAACRRAHSVCDSLDLHGASAGRAAAALQAALCAASEQPARPRSVCSGGPEPPPTGARGLLLGLLRPRLGRRGLAPSGPPVSPAPSPASSPAPTRRSRTRGEPTPRPRPASMTFLEVNRLELAAAEAPGAGLGRAGSAGFLRGAALWSSQRWPVLRGGRGPEGPRRGLAALRKSFSFRLRRGQEVRRSESGLLARPPRARTRSDGDAGSLGAFPSRRDLLGSDAPRAAPEPGRPRTAAGLWRLLTSRFRRREPAPAAPLWGRRAAAAPELLRAPSDSFVNSQEWTLSRSVPELKVGIVGNLSSGKSALVHRYLTGTYVQEESPEGGRFKKEIVVDGQSYLLLIRDEGGPPELQFAAWVDAVVFVFSLEDEISFQTVYNYFLRLCSFRNASEVPMVLVGTQDAISAANPRVIDDSRARKLSTDLKRCTYYETCATYGLNVERVFQDVAQKVVALRKKQQLAIGPCKSLPNSPSHSAVSAASIPAVHINQATNGGGSAFSDYSSSVPSTPSISQRELRIETIAASSTPTPIRKQSKRRSNIFTICATVSNFSSTKRPFQLLPN
- the AGAP3 gene encoding arf-GAP with GTPase, ANK repeat and PH domain-containing protein 3 isoform X11 — encoded protein: MERGWPQGDSCPGERPAACRRAHSVCDSLDLHGASAGRAAAALQAALCAASEQPARPRSVCSGGPEPPPTGARGLLLGLLRPRLGRRGLAPSGPPVSPAPSPASSPAPTRRSRTRGEPTPRPRPASMTFLEVNRLELAAAEAPGAGLGRAGSAGFLRGAALWSSQRWPVLRGGRGPEGPRRGLAALRKSFSFRLRRGQEVRRSESGLLARPPRARTRSDGDAGSLGAFPSRRDLLGSDAPRAAPEPGRPRTAAGLWRLLTSRFRRREPAPAAPLWGRRAAAAPELLRAPSDSFVNSQEWTLSRSVPELKVGIVGNLSSGKSALVHRYLTGTYVQEESPEGGRFKKEIVVDGQSYLLLIRDEGGPPELQFAAWVDAVVFVFSLEDEISFQTVYNYFLRLCSFRNASEVPMVLVGTQDAISAANPRVIDDSRARKLSTDLKRCTYYETCATYGLNVERVFQDVAQKVVALRKKQQLAIGPCKSLPNSPSHSAVSAASIPAVHINQATNGGGSAFSDYSSSVPSTPSISQRELRIETIAASSTPTPIRKQSKRRSNIFTLMNRRPEGCLPKATQRVSWPS
- the AGAP3 gene encoding arf-GAP with GTPase, ANK repeat and PH domain-containing protein 3 isoform X13, encoding MERGWPQGDSCPGERPAACRRAHSVCDSLDLHGASAGRAAAALQAALCAASEQPARPRSVCSGGPEPPPTGARGLLLGLLRPRLGRRGLAPSGPPVSPAPSPASSPAPTRRSRTRGEPTPRPRPASMTFLEVNRLELAAAEAPGAGLGRAGSAGFLRGAALWSSQRWPVLRGGRGPEGPRRGLAALRKSFSFRLRRGQEVRRSESGLLARPPRARTRSDGDAGSLGAFPSRRDLLGSDAPRAAPEPGRPRTAAGLWRLLTSRFRRREPAPAAPLWGRRAAAAPELLRAPSDSFVNSQEWTLSRSVPELKVGIVGNLSSGKSALVHRYLTGTYVQEESPEGGRFKKEIVVDGQSYLLLIRDEGGPPELQFAAWVDAVVFVFSLEDEISFQTVYNYFLRLCSFRNASEVPMVLVGTQDAISAANPRVIDDSRARKLSTDLKRCTYYETCATYGLNVERVFQDVAQKVVALRKKQQLAIGPCKSLPNSPSHSAVSAASIPAVHINQICATVSNFSSTKRPFQLLPN